A single genomic interval of Melanotaenia boesemani isolate fMelBoe1 chromosome 4, fMelBoe1.pri, whole genome shotgun sequence harbors:
- the si:dkey-117m1.4 gene encoding serine/arginine repetitive matrix protein 1 — MAETVRSLFEYRDLHSDIEGVKQAPPTRGRGCGRKRKGTPVKVFVTHTEEESMPEHSFSPGDRKDAGENKRPVPDGPSYSTEPAPLSCSSQHCQDKVSVGSKVSSCSASTPAPAASSAPTPTPVPAPAPATTASAQALSMTPASTAPAAPTASAPAPTASSCPPSPNCRIREVHCGSQVRLVVIAIRDITKGEEITVDYSLTEWGENLGFRTTVSPAQHECNSDTENNNNIKKEDEPLSLTAQQQRHQQQQQEYVTPSWSLSPSSSPISHSDASDSDAADEDNCSPRGRALRRRKKRRTTPSKKKIPNRTPTGRSPPVSPTSVPLNRPLPSSHSPVQPSPPYSSSSSSSSAKPVFKHPAPLSSGPTGNTTTNAPRGRVSIDSMRQTCEHCGRHFRSLGRHLDKHHAHQPDVCSALVERYTQMPHLHAQSPNSAIAFTHTEQPSKFSHARGQSRCSDPAQSGVQDLSMSPPTLTAASQSPTSSGRNSTPPVLTPPRGQNAVPVSVLKRSPPPLAVTQSRKGAVRKLKKGRQMEEEEDEDEDVEVVVVKRSKEEDTEPMSPQSFSIKSSKEIEPPKKEEEEEDEEEEDDEENGVMEVEDDSGTEEKEKELLSSGRHHMLPLLSSLSSLVLYLRRLQHSAFLSLSRQLQSAEAWRLLCHSSLALLILYNRRRECEVSKLSIAEYRARVTPQCPVPVPPGAPPALTPLEASLSPFERLVLPHLPRVGVQGKRGRVQPLILPPHCEPCLELLLQTRQDVGVDPANPYVFARPYHSPATPLRGTDLLRSLARSSGTRNPRALTQTRVRRQVAILTQLLLLGEGEDPRQPGGSAVERLEHFLEREYHVTQNCAGIGQDPGLMGRVGRVVLCGERDGVLFRGMSLNHICLELDVMSGNSADSYSEGESEGEHVKEKSETATPAPALSPPPTLLYVRKGKNNGRVGRPKKLKNIQPPPPPPPPPPPPSNRRRGSGKRGVLKRPWSEAERAAVEEHLTQNINELRVPAKADCERCLQQCPLLVNNHRDWRAIKFYCHNRIQLLKKNQRRESEPQPLTVC; from the exons TTCATCACAGCACTGTCAGGATAAAGTCTCTGTTGGATCCAAGGTCAGCTCCTGCTCCGCCTCCACACCAGCTCCAGCTGCCTCCTCGGCCCCAACCCCAACACCTGTACCTGCTCCTGCCCCGGCCACCACAGCTTCAGCTCAGGCCCTCTCTATGACTCCTGCATCCACAGCTCCAGCTGCTCCTACAGCCTCCGCTCCAGCTCCAACAGCCAGCTCCTGCCCTCCTTCCCCGAACTGCCGTATACGAGAAGTCCACTGTGGCAGCCAAGTGCGATTGGTTGTTATTGCTATTCGAGACATCACCAAGGGGGAGGAGATCACCGTCGACTATAGCCTGACAGAGTGGGGGGAAAATCTG GGTTTCCGGACCACTGTGTCTCCTGCACAACACGAGTGTAACTCTGACACTGAGAATAACAACAACATCAAAAAG GAGGATGAGCCTCTCTCTCTGACAGCCCAGCAGCAGCGGCATCAACAGCAGCAACAGGAATATGTCACCCCCTCTTGGtccctctccccatcctccTCCCCCATCTCCCACTCTGACGCTAGTGACTCAGACGCTGCAGATGAGGACAACTGCAGCCCACGCGGCCGTGCACTTCGACGGAGGAAGAAACGTCGCACCACTCCATCCAAGAAAAAGATCCCCAATCGGACCCCAACTGGGCGTTCCCCACCAGTGTCTCCCACCAGCGTTCCTCTCAACCGTCCACTTCCTTCATCCCATTCTCCAGTGCAACCCTCTCCCCCTTActcgtcttcctcctcttcctcttctgctaAGCCTGTCTTCAAACATCCAGCTCCGCTCAGTTCTGGCCCCACAGGAAACACCACCACAAATGCCCCGAGAGGCAGGGTTTCCATTGACTCCATGCGCCAAACCTGTGAACACTGCGGACGCCACTTTCGCTCCTTGGGCCGCCACTTAGATAAACACCACGCCCACCAGCCTGATGTGTGCTCTGCCTTAGTTGAGCGCTACACCCAAATGCCCCATCTGCATGCACAGAGCCCGAACTCCGCTAtagccttcacacacactgagcaacCCTCCAAGTTTTCCCATGCCCGAGGACAAAGTCGCTGCTCAGACCCTGCACAGAGTGGGGTCCAGGACCTATCCATGTCTCCACCCACTCTCACAGCGGCCAGCCAGTCCCCTACCTCTTCTGGAAGGAACTCTACCCCACCTGTGCTGACTCCTCCCCGAGGACAAAATGCAGTGCCGGTGTCTGTCTTAAAGAGGAGCCCACCCCCTTTGGCTGTGACGCAGTCCAGGAAGGGAGCAGTAAGGAAACTCAAGAAAGGAAGACaaatggaggaagaggaggatgaagatgaagatgtggAAGTTGTTGTGGTAAAGAGGTCCAAAGAGGAGGACACAGAGCCGATGAGCCCTCAGTCCTTCAGTATCAAATCATCCAAAGAGATTGAGCCACCTaagaaggaagaggaagaagaggatgaggaagaagaggatgatgaggaaAATGGAGTGATGGAAGTTGAAGATGACAGTGGGacagaggaaaaagagaaggagTTGCTCAG ttCAGGGCGACACCACATGTTGCCCCTCCTCTCGTCCCTGTCCTCTCTGGTTCTTTACCTCCGGCGGCTTCAGCACTCAGCCTTCTTGTCCCTTTCTCGGCAGCTGCAATCTGCAGAGGCCTGGCGCCTCCTCTGCCACTCCAGTCTGGCTCTTCTCATCCTGTATAACCGGCGACGTGAGTGTGAGGTCTCCAAGCTGTCCATTGCTGAATATCGTGCACGTGTGACTCCTCAGTGTCCTGTTCCTGTCCCACCTGGTGCTCCTCCAGCTCTCACACCATTGGAGGCTTCCCTTTCCCCTTTTGAGCGACTAGTACTTCCTCATCTACCTAGAGTCGGGGTCCAGGGTAAGCGTGGACGCGTCCAGCCCCTCATCCTCCCACCTCACTGTGAGCCCTGCCTGGAGCTTCTCTTACAGACACGACAGGACGTAGGGGTTGACCCTGCAAACCCATATGTTTTTGCCCGGCCCTACCACTCACCTGCCACACCCCTGCGTGGTACTGATCTCCTTCGCAGCCTGGCTCGTTCCAGTGGGACCCGCAATCCCCGTGCCCTGACCCAAACCAGGGTTCGCCGGCAGGTAGCAATCTTAACCCAGCTGTTACTTCTAGGAGAAGGGGAGGATCCCAGGCAGCCAGGAGGCAGTGCTGTGGAGAGGTTGGAGCACTTCCTTGAAAGAGAGTACCATGTGACGCAGAACTGTGCTGGAATTGGCCAAGACCCAGGCCTGATGGGCAGAGTGGGCCGAGTGGTACTGTgtggagagagagatggagtgCTGTTCAGAGGAATGAGCCTGAACCACATTTGTCTGGAGCTGGACG TAATGTCAGGAAACTCGGCAGACTCGTACTCCGAAGGCGAGTCTGAAGGGGAGCATGTCAAGGAGAAGTCCGAGACAGCCACCCCTGCCCCTGCTCTGAGCCCTCCACCTACCTTACTGTACGTCAGGAAGGGCAAGAACAACGGACGGGTAGGAAGGCCCAAGAAGCTCAAGAACATCCAGcctcctcctccgcctcctccgcctccacccccaccttcaaaCCGTAGGAGAGGCTCAG GAAAGCGAGGCGTCCTGAAGCGTCCCTGGTCAGAGGCGGAGCGTGCGGCAGTGGAGGAGCACCTGACCCAGAACATTAATGAGCTTCGAGTCCCTGCTAAGGCTGACTGTGAGCGCTGCCTGCAGCagtgccccctgctggtcaaCAACCACCGCGACTGGCGTGCCATCAAGTTTTACTGCCACAATCGTATTCAACTGCTAAAGAAAAATCAGCGACGTGAAAGCGAGCCCCAGCCCCTCACTGTTTGCTGA